In Nicotiana tabacum cultivar K326 chromosome 11, ASM71507v2, whole genome shotgun sequence, a single window of DNA contains:
- the LOC107803132 gene encoding 4-alpha-glucanotransferase, chloroplastic/amyloplastic, translating to MAIHTCFSLIPSSFSSPKLDFPKNSIFQFPREIWSKPSFNSDMKRSFVGVQFQNGNVPCVGEDLPIEYAYWLPKRDPSDRRRAGILLHPTSFPGPYGIGDLGPQAFQFLDWLHLAGCSLWQVLPLVPPGKRGNEDGSPYSGQDANCGNTLLISLEELVDDGLLKKEELPEPLPTDRINYSTVAEIKDPLIAKAAKRLLSSEGKLKEQLENFRRDPNISSWLEDAAYFAAIDNSLNTVSWYDWPEPLKNRHLAALEEVYQSEKDFIDTFIAQQFLFQRQWQKVRDYARSKGISIMGDMPIYVGYHSADVWANKKHFLLNRKGFPLIVSGVPPDAFSEAGQLWGSPLYDWKAMEKDGFSWWIRRIRRATDLFDEFRIDHFRGFAGFWAVPSEAKVAMLGRWKVGPGKPLFDAIFQAVGKINIIAEDLGVITEDVVQLRKSIEAPGMAVLQFGFGSDAENPHLPHNHEQNQVVYTGTHDNDTTRGWWNILPQEEKSNVLKYLSNIEEEQISWGLIEAAVSSVARIAIIPMQDVLGLGSESRMNIPATQFGNWSWRIPSSTSFDSLDAEAKKLRDILATYGRL from the exons ATGGCAATTCACACTTGTTTCTCGCTAATaccttcttctttctcttcaccCAAACTGGATTTCCCAAAGAACAGCATTTTTCAGTTTCCTAGAGAAATCTGGTCAAAACCCAGTTTCAATTCTGATATGAAAAGATCGTTTGTTGGGGTACAGTTTCAAAATGGAAACGTGCCTTGTGTAGGTGAGGACTTGCCGATTGAGTATGCTTATTGGTTGCCAAAACGGGACCCAAGTGATCGTAGAAGAGCTGGAATTTTGCTACATCCGACGTCGTTTCCTGGACCTTATGGTATAGGGGATCTTGGCCCTCAGGCTTTTCAGTTTCTTGATTGGCTTCATCTTGCTGGTTGTTCCCTTTGGCAG GTTCTTCCACTAGTACCGCCTGGAAAAAGAGGCAACGAAGATGGATCACCCTATTCAGGCCAG GATGCAAATTGTGGTAACACCCTTTTGATTTCTCTTGAAGAACTTGTTGATGATGGTTTGCTGAAGAAGGAGGAGCTTCCAGAGCCACT ACCTACGGATCGTATCAATTACTCGACTGTTGCTGAGATAAAAGATCCTTTGATAGCCAAG GCAGCAAAGAGGCTTCTCTCCAGTGAAGGGAAACTGAAAGAACAGCTCGAAAACTTTCGCCGGGATCCAAATATTTCGA GTTGGCTAGAGGATGCTGCTTATTTTGCTGCCATAGACAACTCTTTAAACACTGTTAGCTGGTACGATTGGCCTGAACCATTGAAAAATCGCCATCTTGCAGCTCTAGAAGAAGTTTATCAAAGTGAAAAGGATTTT ATTGACACATTCATTGCACAACAGTTCTTATTCCAAAGACAATGGCAAAAAGTTCGTGACTATGCACGATCAAAAGGAATCAGTATAATGGGAGACATGCCGATATATGTTGGATATCACAGTGCTGATGTTTGGGCCAACAAGAAACATTTTCTGCTG AATAGGAAAGGTTTCCCTCTTATAGTTAGTGGTGTTCCTCCAGACGCCTTTAGTGAAGCTGGTCAACTATGGGGCAG CCCGCTCTATGATTGGAAAGCCATGGAGAAGGATGGATTTTCGTGGTGGATACGCCGCATTCGACGTGCAACGGATCTTTTTGATGAATTTAGGATAGATCACTTTAGAGGATTTGCTGGATTTTGGGCTGTTCCTTCTG AAGCAAAAGTTGCTATGCTGGGAAGGTGGAAG GTGGGACCTGGAAAACCTTTGTTTGATGCTATCTTCCAAGCTGTTGGGAAGATCAATATTATAGCAGAAGACTTG GGAGTAATCACCGAGGACGTTGTTCAGCTTAGAAAGTCCATAGAGGCACCTGGCATGGCCGTACTCCAGTTTG GATTTGGCAGTGACGCAGAAAACCCTCATTTGCCTCACAATCATGAGCAGAACCAAGTAGTGTATACTGGAACTCATGATAATGATACG ACCCGAGGTTGGTGGAACATCTTGCCACAGGAAGAGAAATCCAAT GTATTAAagtatttatcaaacattgaggAAGAGCAAATATCATGGGGCCTTATCGAAGCTGCAGTTTCTTCTGTAGCCCGTATCGCAATTATACCAATGCAGGATGTACTTGGGCTTGGGAGTGAATCCCGAATGAATATTCCAGCAACTCAG TTTGGAAACTGGAGTTGGAGGATTCCTAGTTCTACCAGCTTCGACAGCTTGGATGCGGAAGCAAAGAAGCTAAGAGATATACTTGCAACTTATGGGCGGTTGTGA